A window of Theropithecus gelada isolate Dixy chromosome 8, Tgel_1.0, whole genome shotgun sequence genomic DNA:
GGCCACATCTCTCTTCTACCATAGTCCCCTGCAAAGGCGCTGGCCTACCCCTGAGTAGCCATAAATATCCTCGAAGTAGCGGAAACGCGCCACGCGGCCCCGGGCCCCGGCCCCCTCCTCCGTGCCGCCACCTTCTGCTTTCTTCTTGGATGGCTTTGGCTTCTTCTCACGGAAGTTGATATTGTGAGGGACCTGGGGGGGAAACCATGCAGGTCCTCCAGGGGCTCCCGGTCTGAAACCCATCCCTTGTGCCACACCCACCCCACGCCCCTGCAGTCCAGCCACCGGCACCTTCTTAAAGCGGACTTTGAGATTGCCCTGGCCGAGCTGAGAGTCGTGGGGAAAGGCCTCGTAGATGAGCAGCTCCTGGTCCACATGCACCTGGCAGGGTGAGGGGGGGCCGTGGGGGAGATGGGGCGGGGCCGTGGGAAGGGGCGGGGCCGGGCAAGGCCATGGGAAGAGGTGGGCTGTGGGTAAGGGCAGGGCTGTGGGGAAGATAGGGCGGAGCCATGGGAAGGGGCAGGGCCATGGGAGGATAGGATGGGCCATGGGAAGAGGTGGGCTGTGGGTAAGGGCAGGGCCATGGGGAAGATGGGGCGGAGCCATGGGAAGGGGCGGGGCCGTGGGGAAGATGGAAAGGGGAGGCCAGGTCAGGCGTTCTCACCAGCAGGTAGGGCCTGCTCTGGCGGCTGCCCAGTGCCACCAGCAGCACCTCTTTGACGAGGGGCAGCTCCCCCTGGCGTGTGGCCTCCTCCCTGCGGGCCTCGCCCTGTGTAGTGGGCTGTCCAAAGGAGCTGTCCACAAGGACCCGCTGCCCCACAGGGAAGTTCTTCACCAGGAACACCAGCCGCCAGTCGGGGAGCTGGTAGATCTGCGGGGTGGGCAGCAGTCAGTGGAGGCAGGCGGGCAGAGCCGGCTGGGCCACAGCGCAGGGCACCACCTACCTCCATGGTGCCATTCTCCCGCACCAGCAGGCACCAGTGGGTGGGCTCTGCCCGGAAGGGTGCAGGGTCCCGGTCAGCAGGGGGTTGGCTGCTTCTTCGGGCCTCCTCCTTGCCGGGGCTGAAGAGGGAGCCTGAATCCCCATACAGCATCTCCTCCTCGTCATCCACGGTGGGGCTGGGGGCCAGCAGAGGGTCACAGGCAGCCTGCCAGCCACAGGGACCCAAGCCCCTACCTGTGCCCCCGGCCCCCACGCACCTAGTCTCCGAGCCCAGGCCCTCGGCCTCCGAGCCGATGCGGCCTCCCAGCTCATCACGGGCCCCGCCCAGGCGGCTCTCAGTGGTGAACATGCCGCTGAGGTCTCGGTACAGGCACAGCGTGATGACCTTGGACTGCTGTGGGGAGAGGGGTGGGCTCAGCGGTGGACAGGGGGCGGGGACGGGTGGACGCTGGAAATGAGGGGCCTACATGGTGCAAGGGAGGCTTGTGCAGCGCCAGGCGGTGGTGGCGGCCACCGTAGGAGTCACTCTTCAGCAGGAACATGGTGACATGGCCCTCGGCACTCATGATGACCACATAGGGGTCGGCCACAGCGCACTGCACGATGGGGGCGCCCAGGTCCACAGGGATGAAGTGCAGCTGATTCACTGTGGGCATGGGGCAGTCAGCACGTGCCTCCCCAGGGctcaccccctgccccaccccccaccatccCCACCCACCTACCTCCTTCCAGCAGGCGGATGCCCAGCGGTGACACTTGGACAATGTAGCGGTTGTCCCCGATGTTCCCAGCAAAGACTGTGGGGCCCTGCGTGGCAAAGCCACTGGTGTCCAGCTCCATGATCTCCTGACCCGTCTGCAGAATCTGCGGGCAACAGCTGTGAGGGAGGCACCCCCCGAAGGGAACCTCAGCCCCAGGTCCCAGGCTCTGCCCCTTACCATGGTTGAGTCTTCCCGGCTCAGAATCAGGAATCCATGTCTACGGCCGTCATCGTCTGCTTCCGGGCTTCTGGCTTCCTGCTCTGTGCCCTCCCCCTTGGGATTGTCCTCCTGTCAGCGCCAAAGGGGAGCAGGCTGGGAGCCACAGTCCAGTGAGGGCAGGCACGCAGGTGCGACCTGGGCCCCCCCAGTCCACAGGAAGGCAGTGTCGGTCCCATCCCAGAGCTTCCCTGCAGCGGGCTCGCACCTACCTCTTCCTTACGCACTGGGGCAATGACTGTCCACATGTCGTAGCAGCCGGGAAGCTCAAAGGTTGTCACCACCTGAGGCCGGATGCTCTTCTAGAATGgtgatggggtgggggtgtgaTGGGGGTGTGAGCCCACCCAGGTCCCACCAGGAGGCGCCCGCCCCTACCTGCCCACACACCTGCAGCACTGACAAAGCCCCGTTCTTCCCGTGGCCAGAGCAAACCACGATCTCCAGGTCCGGCTCAGGACTGTTCTGAAACTGCACAGGACTCAGGAGTGAGGACTATGCCCTCCACCCCCACTCACACTCCAGCTCCTGCCCACAGCCCTGACCACAACCCTGGGCACCTCTTCAGAGAGGAAGGCAGGCTCGCCCATGGCAGCGTTGGCGCACGGTCCGATGTTAAGGATGCTGTCACACACCTGCGGCACAGCGAAAGTCAGGGGCCGCTGGGGGCACTGGCTGGGATGGGGGCCCTGCTGCCTCAATCTCACCTCAAAGGAGTAGGTGGCCAGCTGTGTGCCCGACTGGGCCTCGCTGCCGTACACTTCAATCTCGTCCACCTCATCCTGCGGCACCGATTTACCCCCAGCTGCACACAGAGAGCTCACCTGAGCACAGCCCTGGGTCACCTGGCCCCACTCCTGACCAGCCCTGGCCCGGCCCTCACCTGACCAGCTGGCCGTCGCGTCCACTCGCTTCTTCTTTGAGGGAGGCTCTTCCTGTGAGGCAGGAGGGGCGCTGAGTGGCATGCCACGGCACTGCCCACATGAAGGGTGGTGGCCCAATGGGCCTAGGAAACCCACCTTGTCAGCAGCCTCACGGACAGCACTGGCCGGGGGCTCCTGCAGCTTCTCTGTGTACTTGAGGAGGAGGGAGTTGCCCAGGCGAGAACCCAGGAACAGGTACCCGGGCTCCATGGTGACCATCTGAGGGAGGGCAGGTGGGTGAGGGCGGGACTGGGCCTGGACCCAGAGCCAACCCCCAGTCCCAACTCACGCTGGTGGTGAGGACGCTGGCGGCCGCCTTGTCAAAGTGGAATGCTCGGACACTGCGCATGCCGTCGGTGATGAGGGTCAGCACGTAGCTGGGGCAGGGAGAATTCTGAGTCGGGGACGGGGACCCTGGGGGAGTGAAGGGGGCCAGGAGACCCTAGGGGACTTGGGGGGATGGTAAGGGCAGAGTTCATGGGCGGGGGAGGGGCTCACATCTCGCCGCCCTTGAGGGAGATGACCATCTTGTCGTAGGAGATGAAGGTGGCCTGCGCGCAGTCCAGGGTGATTCGCACACCCTCCTGGGTGCCTGTGGGGTGGGTGGTCAGGCCGACTGGGCAGGCCCAAGccatccctgccccaccccagccaccccACACTCACGTAGCGGGAAAGCTGTGGTGCCTGTGGTGAGGCTGTTGAGAGCCACACCGTATGGGGGAACGCTCTGGTTCAGGTACAACAGCGAGTTGACGGCAAAGACCACCACCCCACCTGGAGGTGGACACAGGCTGGTGGGCAGGCTCAGCGCTCCCTCCACATACCCCCATCCACTCCCAGGATACTCACCTATGGGCTTGGGCACAGCCAGAGCCTGGGTGCAGTCAAAGGGCAGGCTGGTGAGGGACCAGATGACGGGGTGCACCTTCTGCGTGATGTTCAGTGAGATGGCCACGATGGAGCACGTATCCTGCCGCACAGCCACGCGCCTGGGGATGCCAGTGAGTCAGCCAAGGGCCTTACCTCCCTGCAGAGATCCAGGCCCCGCTCCTCACTGAGCAAGCCCCCTCCCCAGGCCCCGCCCCAAGCCCCACCCACACCCCATAATCCCTGCTCCAAACCCCACAAACCCCACCTGTGCCCCATGAGCCCCGCCCCAGGCAGAGGCAGCTGGGGGACCCACAGCGCAGGGGGGCCTCCTTAGGGGGCTCACCCAGGCCAGGTCTGGTTGGGCTCGAACAGGATGAGCAGGGTGGGCTCATAGTAGCCATGCAAGAACTGTAGGTCGATGATGTTGAGCAGCTTCTCGTCTAGGGCCCGGACATCGATGATGTAGCTGGGCAGGAAGCTGGACCTCTGCCTGGGGGGCCAAGGGCTTCAGCAGGAGAGGAGGGGGTGCGGGGAGGGGAGCTTGGGCTCCGGGGCCCCCCACCCGAGCACCACAGCCTGCCTCAGCTGGCACTCACCCCTCACCCACGAGCCCCTCGTGCTCCTCGGCCAGGCTCTCCCTGCGGAAGGGCAGGACCACCAGTCGCGTGCCGTAGACAAGCATGGCTGCGCAGCGCCCATCGGGGTCCACCCGCACTCGCGGCGTGTGTACGTTCTGCACAAACCCGTCCTGGGGGCAGAGGAGGCATCAGCCAGGCCCAGCATAGGAGACCCCAAGGGAAGCACTTGGGGCAATAGAACCCAGCTgcagggggagggagggtggctgggctggggcctgggtCAGGGCGTGAGCATGGCCCTACCCGAAGCTCAGGCTCCTCAAAGTAGTGCAGCGACAGGGTCTTCAGGTCATGGGTGCCCGGGTCGTATTCCACCACAGACAGCTGGGGTCAGAGGGCACAGCCGTGGCTGCCGACTGCCTGTCCTGACAGTGTCACCCCCGGCAACCAACAGCTGTGCCCAGGCCCACCCCACCAGGCCCTGGCACCCACTCCCACGCCTTGGCCAGGCCCACCCCGCCAAGCCTACCACTCACCTTGGCATCCTTGAAGCTTAGGAGCAGGGCATCCCGCTTGGCTCCTGCCAGCTGCACGCTGGCCATGGACATGACGTTgccaaagaaagagaaggaggcagcGAGCTCGAGCTTCTCCCGGTGGGCCTTCCCCTCTAGGGGAGACGCCAGGGCTCAGGGTTAGGGCCCAGCCATGCCTGGCACCCGCACTGGCACCCACAGGGCCTTCCCCTCTAGGGGAGACGCCAGGGCTCAGGGTTAGGGCCCAGCCATGCCTGGCACCCACACTGGCACCCCCACAGCCCCAGGCCACCCCACCACACTTACCTGTGCTCCTGTCATTCTTGGTCAGAGcctggagtggggagagagggcagtgaggggctaCATCTGGCAGCTCACCTCATCCAGGGAATGAGAAAAAACCACCACGGCTGGCCCCTGCCTCCTGGGAGCTCTGCCCAAACCCTCTctgcagcagggagggagggagggagcagacCAGGGGCTTCTGGAGACAGCTGTGCACACCCCCCCCCCAGTGACCCCCGTTCATGCTCTCATGCCCACGGCGCAGCCCTGGCACAGGCCCCTCCCCAGGAAGCCCCTACCTCACAGCTCCCTAGCAGCCCAGAAATCCCTACCTCACAGCTCCCTAGCAGCCCAGAAATCCCTACCTCACGGCTCCCTAGCAGCCCAGAAACCCCTACCTCACGGCTCCCTAGCAGCCAGGCCCTGTGAGGCAAGTACTCAGGGTCAGAGTGCACTGTCTCTGCATCTGCACACCCCCAAACCTGCCTGGTTGCACACTCACAGCAGCCCAGCACCGGCCCCTGGGTCCGAATGTCACAGGATAGGAAGCCAGAGCCAAGGGGTACCTGTAGCTACTGATCCTTGTGCCTGTTAGAGAGGAGGAAGCCCTGAGCTATCCTGACACCTTGGGCTCCCTCAGGCTGCCTCTCTACCTCCTCCCTTTTCACTGATGTCCCAGAATGATAAGAGGCTGTGTCTTCTTTGCTAAACAGCTAGTTTAGTTAGCATACTTATATACCATTGCCTCAAGGCAAGGaaaaagtgggtttttttgtttgtttgtttttgagatggagtctcactctgttacccgggctggagtgcaatggcatggcacaatctcggctcactgcaacctctgcctcttgggttcaagcgattctcctgcctcagcctcctgagtagctgggattacaggcgcctgccaccatgcccggctaatttttgtatttttagtagagacggggtttcaccatgttggccaggctggtctcgaactcctgacctcaggtgatccacccgcctcggtctcccaaagtgctgggattacaggtgtgagccacctcgagGTCATTTTTCATGATGGACTTGTGCTATGGGGAGGGCATCCTGGAAGCTGGTTAACAGATACAGAAGAGGCATCCACAAACCAACACCCATCTCACAGCGACAAGGGCAACTCCAGGGCTTCACCtgcaaattctaccaaaggttTCAGAAGTaataacaaactttaaaaaaaaacaaaaaacaaaaaactcactcACTGGTGTGGGACTGATGGCACCGCAGGCGGCTCTGGCCACCCCAACAGCCCACAGACAGATGGGACAGGAAGTGACACCAACCTCCTCAAAACACTTGCAGATGAGCCCAGTGACAAGCAGGAGTATTATAACAAAACTAGTTTTCGACAAGAACAGCCATCACTAAACTTACCCTGTGtcaaaattaaggagaaaaatcgTGTCACTTTAATGGACACaaaaaagcatctgataaaagcattcatgataaaaactcttagtaAAGCAAAAataggaggaatttttttttttgagacagagtctcactctgtggcccaggctgcagtgcaatggcgcaatctcggctcactgcaacctccgccttccaggttcaagcgattctcctgtctcagtctcagTCTCTtcagtagctaggatcacaggcacgcaccaccacgtccggctaattcttgtatttttagtacagatagggtgtttaccatggccaggctggtctttcttcttttttttgagatggcgtcttgctctgtcgcccaggctggagtgcagtggcgcgatctcggatcactacaagctccacctcctgggttcacgccattctcctgcctcagcctcccaagtagctgggactacagacacccaccaccacccccggctagttttttgtacttttagtagagacggggtttcaaggtgttagccaggatggtctccatctcctgacctcgtgatccatcagcctcggcctcccaaagtgctgggattacaggcgtgagccaccgcacccagttaccaggctggtcttcagctcctgacctcaagtgatacaatcgcttgaatccgggaggcggaggctgcagtgagccgagatcgcaccattgcactccagcctgggggactagagagagacttcgtctcaaaaaaaagaaaatttttcccTCTTGGTCGGGACCAGTCAAGGATGCCTGATCCCCTCTACCAAGTATAAGGCCAGTACACAGAGATCAACTGCACTTCAGTGTACATGCAAGAAACAGGGGTAACCActcagaagaatttttttttttttgagacagagtctggctctgtcgccaggctggagtgcagtggcgtgatctcggctcactgcaagctctgcctcctgggttcaagcaattctcctgcctcagcctcccaagtagctgggactacaagcgcatgctctcacgcccggctaatttttttttttttttgtatcttagtagagtcggggtttcactgtgttgcacaggctggtcttgaattcctgacctcaggtgatccacccgcctcggcctcccaaagtgctgggattataggcgtgagccactgtgcccggccaccactcagaagaattttaagaaaaatgtatacatagTCAAATAGTCTAATGTCTAACTGGCATCTTGGGGAAACAGGAACAGAATAAATAGCTAAAGAAATAGTGACCaaatgccaggcgcggtggctcacacctgtaatcccagcactttgggaggccgaggcgggcggatcaagaggtcaggcgatcaagaccatcctggctaacatggtgaaaccccgtctctactaaaaatacaaaaaattagccaggggtagtggtgggcgcctgtagtcccagctactccagaggctgaggcaggagaatcgcttgaacccaggaggtggagcttgcagtgagcagagatagtgccactgcactccagcctgggcgacacagtgagactctgtctcaaaaacaagaaaagaggctgggcacggtggctcacgcctgtaattccagcactttggaaggccaaggcaggtggatcacttgaggtcaggagttcgagaccagcctggccaacatggtgaaaccc
This region includes:
- the CPSF1 gene encoding cleavage and polyadenylation specificity factor subunit 1 isoform X2, with amino-acid sequence MYAVYKQAHPPTGLEFAMYCNFFNNSERNLVVAGTSQLYVYRLNRDAEALTKNDRSTEGKAHREKLELAASFSFFGNVMSMASVQLAGAKRDALLLSFKDAKLSVVEYDPGTHDLKTLSLHYFEEPELRDGFVQNVHTPRVRVDPDGRCAAMLVYGTRLVVLPFRRESLAEEHEGLVGEGQRSSFLPSYIIDVRALDEKLLNIIDLQFLHGYYEPTLLILFEPNQTWPGRVAVRQDTCSIVAISLNITQKVHPVIWSLTSLPFDCTQALAVPKPIGGVVVFAVNSLLYLNQSVPPYGVALNSLTTGTTAFPLRTQEGVRITLDCAQATFISYDKMVISLKGGEIYVLTLITDGMRSVRAFHFDKAAASVLTTSMVTMEPGYLFLGSRLGNSLLLKYTEKLQEPPASAVREAADKEEPPSKKKRVDATASWSAGGKSVPQDEVDEIEVYGSEAQSGTQLATYSFEVCDSILNIGPCANAAMGEPAFLSEEFQNSPEPDLEIVVCSGHGKNGALSVLQKSIRPQVVTTFELPGCYDMWTVIAPVRKEEEDNPKGEGTEQEARSPEADDDGRRHGFLILSREDSTMILQTGQEIMELDTSGFATQGPTVFAGNIGDNRYIVQVSPLGIRLLEGVNQLHFIPVDLGAPIVQCAVADPYVVIMSAEGHVTMFLLKSDSYGGRHHRLALHKPPLHHQSKVITLCLYRDLSGMFTTESRLGGARDELGGRIGSEAEGLGSETSPTVDDEEEMLYGDSGSLFSPGKEEARRSSQPPADRDPAPFRAEPTHWCLLVRENGTMEIYQLPDWRLVFLVKNFPVGQRVLVDSSFGQPTTQGEARREEATRQGELPLVKEVLLVALGSRQSRPYLLVHVDQELLIYEAFPHDSQLGQGNLKVRFKKVPHNINFREKKPKPSKKKAEGGGTEEGAGARGRVARFRYFEDIYGYSGVFICGPSPHWLLVTGRGALRLHPMAIDGPVDSFAPFHNVNCPRGFLYFNRQGELRISVLPAYLSYDAPWPVRKIPLRCTAHYVAYHVESKVYAVATSTNTPCARIPRMTGEEKEFETIERDERYIHPQQEAFSIQLISPVSWEAIPNARIELQEWEHVTCMKTVSLRSEETVSGLKGYVAAGTCLMQGEEVTCRGRILIMDVIEVVPEPGQPLTKNKFKVLYEKEQKGPVTALCHCNGHLVSAIGQKIFLWSLRASELTGMAFIDTQLYIHQMISVKNFILAADVMKSISLLRYQEESKTLSLVSRDAKPLEVYSVDFMVDNAQLGFLVSDRDRNLMVYMYLPEAKESFGGMRLLRRADFHVGAHVNTFWRTPCRGATEGLSKKSVVWENKHITWFATLDGGIGLLLPMQEKTYRRLLMLQNALTTMLPHHAGLNPRAFRMLHVDRRTLQNAVRNVLDGELLNRYLYLSTMERSELAKKIGTTPDIILDDLLETDRVTAHF
- the CPSF1 gene encoding cleavage and polyadenylation specificity factor subunit 1 isoform X1, translated to MYAVYKQAHPPTGLEFAMYCNFFNNSERNLVVAGTSQLYVYRLNRDAEALTKNDRSTEGKAHREKLELAASFSFFGNVMSMASVQLAGAKRDALLLSFKDAKLSVVEYDPGTHDLKTLSLHYFEEPELRDGFVQNVHTPRVRVDPDGRCAAMLVYGTRLVVLPFRRESLAEEHEGLVGEGQRSSFLPSYIIDVRALDEKLLNIIDLQFLHGYYEPTLLILFEPNQTWPGRVAVRQDTCSIVAISLNITQKVHPVIWSLTSLPFDCTQALAVPKPIGEYPGSGWGYVEGALSLPTSLCPPPGGVVVFAVNSLLYLNQSVPPYGVALNSLTTGTTAFPLRTQEGVRITLDCAQATFISYDKMVISLKGGEIYVLTLITDGMRSVRAFHFDKAAASVLTTSMVTMEPGYLFLGSRLGNSLLLKYTEKLQEPPASAVREAADKEEPPSKKKRVDATASWSAGGKSVPQDEVDEIEVYGSEAQSGTQLATYSFEVCDSILNIGPCANAAMGEPAFLSEEFQNSPEPDLEIVVCSGHGKNGALSVLQKSIRPQVVTTFELPGCYDMWTVIAPVRKEEEDNPKGEGTEQEARSPEADDDGRRHGFLILSREDSTMILQTGQEIMELDTSGFATQGPTVFAGNIGDNRYIVQVSPLGIRLLEGVNQLHFIPVDLGAPIVQCAVADPYVVIMSAEGHVTMFLLKSDSYGGRHHRLALHKPPLHHQSKVITLCLYRDLSGMFTTESRLGGARDELGGRIGSEAEGLGSETSPTVDDEEEMLYGDSGSLFSPGKEEARRSSQPPADRDPAPFRAEPTHWCLLVRENGTMEIYQLPDWRLVFLVKNFPVGQRVLVDSSFGQPTTQGEARREEATRQGELPLVKEVLLVALGSRQSRPYLLVHVDQELLIYEAFPHDSQLGQGNLKVRFKKVPHNINFREKKPKPSKKKAEGGGTEEGAGARGRVARFRYFEDIYGYSGVFICGPSPHWLLVTGRGALRLHPMAIDGPVDSFAPFHNVNCPRGFLYFNRQGELRISVLPAYLSYDAPWPVRKIPLRCTAHYVAYHVESKVYAVATSTNTPCARIPRMTGEEKEFETIERDERYIHPQQEAFSIQLISPVSWEAIPNARIELQEWEHVTCMKTVSLRSEETVSGLKGYVAAGTCLMQGEEVTCRGRILIMDVIEVVPEPGQPLTKNKFKVLYEKEQKGPVTALCHCNGHLVSAIGQKIFLWSLRASELTGMAFIDTQLYIHQMISVKNFILAADVMKSISLLRYQEESKTLSLVSRDAKPLEVYSVDFMVDNAQLGFLVSDRDRNLMVYMYLPEAKESFGGMRLLRRADFHVGAHVNTFWRTPCRGATEGLSKKSVVWENKHITWFATLDGGIGLLLPMQEKTYRRLLMLQNALTTMLPHHAGLNPRAFRMLHVDRRTLQNAVRNVLDGELLNRYLYLSTMERSELAKKIGTTPDIILDDLLETDRVTAHF